The DNA segment GTCCGAGGTGCTGTTGGCTGTGGTGGCAttgctgctgccattgctgCTCGCCATCATCGCTGGCGACTGCTGCTCCGATTTGCCGTTCGTCGTCAGTAGAAGCGACTCACCCTTGGTGCCGTTAGTGCCTTCCTCGTTGGTGGCTGGTTCGACCACGGTACCATTGCTGGTGCTACCGTTGTTGAGATTGTTGTTAGCCACCACCACGGCGGCACCGGCGGTACTGCTGGCGAGCAGTAGGTTCTCCTTCTCCGTCACGGACTTGTCGAACTGCACGTTACCgccgttggtgttgttgttgttattgttgatgttgttgttaatGGTGCTACTGTTGGCTAGGGTgtcactgctgctactgctgctattgctactggtggtgttgttgttgctcagCGACAGGGACTCCATTGCCTGTTCCAGGGACTGGTGTTGggtctgttgctgctgctgctgctgctcttgtcGAATTTCGGACGCAATGAACGAATCGGTCATCGATATGGTAGATGCGGACATGGCAGTACCGGTTGGTAGGGCGGCCGGCGTGGACGAAAGTACAATCTGGCTCTTGGACATGGCATTTTCCTTGTCGTCTTCGTTATTctaaaatcaaacacaataTCATTAAGCATTTCGTCTTGTAGCAACACTTTCAACACGTGCTTACACACGTGTCACGGGCAATTTACCTTTGTCGGCGTATTGTTGGCCGCTCCCTTGGCACGGGTACGGGACATGATTGCTTCAACGCGCTTCCGGCGTTCCTCGcgctccttttcctccttcttcAGCCGCTCGGCCATCTCGACGCGCTGCCGTTCGGCTTCCTCGCGCGCCTTACGCTCGGCCTCCTCGCGCTCCGCCTTTTGCCGGGCTTCCTCTTCACGCCGCTTGCGCTCCTCCTCATCccgtcggcgtgcctcctcgATGGCTTGCTGAAGCCGCTCCTCCTCCATGCGCCGCTGCTCCTCGGCCAGCCGGATCGTTTCCTCTTCCAGCTTGCGGAGGCGCTCTTCTTCCTCCAGGATGCGCTGCCGCTCGGCCTGCTCCTCGGCCTCGATACGCTTGCGCTCCAGTTCCGCCAGTCGTTCGGCTTCCTCGCGCGCCAGACGACGACGCTCGGCCAGTGCAGCCTTTGCTTCCTCCTCCGTGTTGATGCGCTTGGCGATCATGGAAGCGGTCATTGCGTCAGCCCCGGCCCCAGATACTTCAACAGTTAAACTACCGTTAACGTTCTCTGGTACCTCTTCCGCGACCATCACTGTAGGCTCTGCTGCTTGAACAGCACTAACGTCCTGTTGCTCCAATGGagcttgctgttgttgcttcgtGATTGGCGCTTGTTCTACTACCTCCACCGTAACGGCTTCTTCTGCTTGCTTTGGTAGTTCAGCGTCCTCTGTCTGTGCGGGTGCCGGAGCTTCTTGCTGCACCGGAACCACCAcctcttcctgctgctgctgtggctgttCCTCTTGTCCGAACGATTGATCCACCTCTACCAGTGAAGCCTGCTGCGAGCCGTCGTCACGTTGCAGGATCGCTTCCTGCTGGGCGCTCAGCTCTTCCACCTTGGGAGCAGCAACCGACGGCGGTTCCTGTTTGgcttccaccaccactgcATCATCCTTTTGAGCGGGAGTCTTCGGCGTCGGGGCTTTCTTGGGGCCATCGGCCGATTTCTTCAACGAATCCAGCAGGTTGCGCGATGCCTTCTCCGGTCCAGGTGATTGCAGCGGCGTAGAGGACGCTTTCGGTGTGGTGCCTCTCGCGCCCGCGGAACGTTTCTCTGCCGAGTGCAGCGTCAACGGTTTCTTCGTGGGCGTTTCCGTGCCGGATGCGGATTTTGCAGGGGTCGTGGTGATGCTGCCGGAACCAGCGCTCGATAGCCGATGTTTGCTGGTCGCGCTAGATACACCGCTGCCGGTCGATGCGCCGGATCCTGTCTTTGGGAGTGGAGGTTTATCTGCAAAAGGGTTTGAACCAGAACACGTTGAATGAGTATCGTTGTAAAGTACAGGACCTTCCGATTCCTACCACCGTGGATTTCACGAGCGAAAAAGAACCCTCGCCAGAAATCATTTCTCGTCCCTCAATGTAACTTGACTGGGAAGTGTTAGTATTATACAGAATTGCAAACAAGCAAATAATCGAAATGGCAAACTTTGTAAAAGACCATGTTTGATTGTTCAATAATTTTTGACACCTTgcaaatttcaataaatcataagcaattaaaacaaagcccATTTAGAAATAGTTAGACTCGAAGGTGTTTCCCATCCTCCGTTCCCTTGTGTTGGGGTATATTGGCAGAAGTTGTTGGCGAATGAAAGTTGTTGTTCAGAGTGCAAATCTACAATTTTGTGGGCAAATGATTTTGAAAGCTTCAATGAAATATTACTACACAGTTGGATTTCGCAACAGATATCGAAGAGCTTTATAACTATTAATTGTGCATCAATTTACTCGTTAGTTAGCCAAATCGCTCGACAGTTTAGCAACGGATACAGACATTGATATGATTGTATATTTACAATTGAAGTGCAATTGACGCTATTGGGTGATACATTCATTCTTCGGCGAGTAACGTGGAGTATTCGTGTTAATGGGGGGAGAGGGGAGCGACGAACGCGCTAAGATCGCGAGAGAAAACGTGAGGATTAAAACGtaacaacaaagaaaaacacacaaaccttcCTTCAGGCCGGAAGCAGATACGCCCGTGACGGCGATACTGGCCGGTCGTGGTTTACGTTGTGCTGGCAGGGTTCGTCGATATACGATACCGGACGCGGTCGTCGAGCTGGACATTGCACTTCCTGGCCGCGAAGTGTTCAGACTGGTGGGCGTCATTTCACCGGAACGAAGACCTGTGTATTTTCCATCCCCCAAACGGCCAGAAGAATTCATCATTTCGTCCACAGAAAGAGGTACGGCCCGCCACATCAACATGACGCAcgtacaagcacacacaaatccatCGCACAGATACGAATACAACGTAGCCAAGGGGTGGTGGGGAAGGTGTGAGGGTTGTTAACAGGAATATTTAAGATATAAACGTAACAACACAGCATGATCATATGGAGACACGGACACAGATGGGACCATTAGCGGCATTGTTGCGTTTTGCGTGTACGTGTGCGAAGAGGTTGTTTGTTAGGGCGTTTGATGCGTGTGTTACGTCCAGGGCAGGCGCAACACAATTAGGCCAAGGATACAGACGATTATCGATACAACGAATCGAAAAGGAGGTTTATTCGGAGGTTTTgtagagcgagcgagcgagagagagagggaaggaatgaaaagaaaagaagagaacATCGAATAATCAGATGGAGGTAATGAGTTGTATGTACATGTGTGTAGGTATGTAGCTGTATATTGTTTGTTGGTATTAGCGAGTAATAATgttgaaacacaaaaaaaccataaCACTGTAAAATTATCTATTGCTTTAAAACATCCAGAAAGAGGTTGAAAGAGCAGTAGATGTAAGTAGTATGTACAGTTGCAGCATAACAGAATGCGAAAGGCCTCAGAACAACGTGTCACTTAACATATGCAACAAACGAAGTAATATTCAATAGGCGAGAATACGAATAAGCAGCCATGAGATGAAGGTTTAATGCGATGAAGAGATGAGCTTTTCGTATCGTTTTACTACCAAGCAAGATGTGAAAAAATAAGATGTTTGCAGTACGATTAGGTTAAAATGTGGATTAGACGTCTAATGAAACGAGTTAAGTTCCGGTGAGATGTTAGAGTTAGAGGCACTACGAGCGTGTTGACTCTATAGTACGTGTTAGAGAGGTTGTTGATGGTGAATGTGTATGTGGGTGTAGTTATTGTTTTGCCAATACACCACAGTCTGAAGAATCATAAACCTGAAGAGCACCAGGCATCTTGCTGGAAGAGTACCTGAACTTCAATGCTTCACAGCAATACAATGGTTATCAgtacaaccaccaccagcaggtGCTGTAGACTTAATTGTACGTGTTAAAAGTTCAGCAGTCCCGTTAGTGCAGCAACCCCATCGACCCCTATCGGTACCTCCCAAGAGAAATGCGTAGCCAAAAATTAGCAAAGGTAAATAGAAGGACATCTTGAAAAACCCCCCGTCCGCCAGGGAATAGCTTCTGGGCCCGCGATTAGCATGTTGCTGTTGTCCCAATCCCACACACTTATTCGGTTCGCGATTGATTCGAGGCTATCGAGACTGAGCGAGACGCTTGAGACCCACCGTTCGTCACCAGGAGCTGATTCTGATGCTGttggtgatgctgctgttgctgctgatggtggtggtactgCTGGCGGAGACGCTCGGTTTTGGTGATGCGCGGTGTGCTGCCGGCCGTGTTCAGCTGGGACATGCTCTTGGAGGTATCGTTGCGACGCATGGGCGACGTGCTGCCACTGTTAATTGACGACGAATTGAACGATGACTTGCGACCTCCGCCGAAGCCGGGACTGCGGCCGGAATTCGAGTCCTGCGATTGGTTCCGATACTTGGCACCGCTGCCGGCCAGCTGAGACATGCTGCGCGACATTCGCTTGCTGTTGCCGCCGCTACCGGTCGGCGACGAGCGGGACGAGGACAGTGACAAACGGGTAAGGTTCTCCAGTTCCAGGGCTTGACGGCGCTCGCGCTCCAGAATCGCGCTGATGTGCTCGCCGTTGCGTCGTCGTGGTTGCGCCAGCTGATCCAAGCGTGTCATCGAGAACGCTCGGCCTTTGGTTGGTGGTATGTCCGCATTTTCGGGTTTCGTGTGTCGAGTGGGAGTaggtggttgtgtgtgtgtgtgtgccgtaaCGGAGGTGGCGGTGGTAGAGGTGAGGTGGGCGCATCAATTCGGCAAACATCAGAATATCCATCGATATTTCATCGTCGAACGAGAGAAGTATTTGGGTACgtgattgtatgtgtgtgtgtatgtatgtgggCGTTCATGTGGGATTATGCGTTTTAGTGTTAATATTCGATatgatgagtgtgtgtgtattttgtgaCAGCCATCATCATGCAGAGAGGACGAGCAATGAGTTGAgttgaaatatattttgtttcgagtcaaataaaaaaagaaggtaaaggaagaaaagcaaaaagaaaactccgatcaataaaataaaccattgcTACAAAATACGATGCACAAAATTCCAATGTTCTAATGATTTCGTTCCTTTCACTGTAACATTTTGTCCGTCTTGCAGCACGTGGGTGCGCCGCCATCGTGTAACGAGAGATGTAGTGAAGAATGAGCGCGAATGATCATGGTATGATGGGCAGTAAACAACATCTATAGGCCACTACTACTATGCAAATAATTGAACTGATGATCCACAAAAGTAACGCTCTACGGCTTGATGAGAGACTGGAGTTACCCGCGCACATGCAGAaaacaacacatgcacactcaGCTGAGCGATCGATAATCCGAACGAAAGGATAACCGCACTTAAGATAACATTTCTTCGATCACAACCGATACATCAGTACATCGCACGGAAGCGGGTATGTTTGGTAAGAGGGCAGTAGAGTAgtgaagcaaaagcaaacacaagtAGAAGCATGTGGTAAGAGTTGTACAACGATGATgactttcttcttctgtacGCGCGATAGTGTGCAGACCGAAAATAGAACGAGCTTGAGACAATCCGAAAGACTAGCGGAAGACTAGGTGTGGGGGGTGAGATATGGCCCTCATGCAAAGTTGTGTTGAGAAAAATCAATCATACTGAATAATGAATGCCAATATACAATTTGCCAATGATAAAGTAGTAAAATCGCATGAAACATAATGGATAACTTAGGAAAGAGTACTTTTGAAAAGCCGCAAACATGGCACATAACAAATAAGAGAGCGTTTCAGGCATAAAGACAACACGAGGTAACATACATTAAACCgaacaaaacgaaaccgaACAAGAACGAAAACAGAACGcataaacaaaactaaacaaatatgctaaaaagaaaatagtaGACGCGTACGCCAAAGCAATAAAATACTACCTGGTGTTCTGGGAGTGTGTGTACCGAGAGACGATCTAGAGCTATCACGAGGACTAGGAATGGTAGGCATTAGATCGGTCTTTCGACGATTGACAGTGCGCTGATAGTTCATTTCTGCTGTATCGTCTGCaggagaaacagagagaaagtGATAGAAAGatagggagaaagagagaaagagagacagaggaagaagaaagcaaagagGTCGAAGAAGAGTAGAAAGGAGTGGATGGGGGAGTGGCGGAAAAACAAGGAAAGGGAAGAACACAAAAGTAGTGTCACCGATGTCAAGGAAATCGGTTCGATGGACAACAAACAATCAGTATGTGTGGCCGGCATGGAAACCCCGTGAAAAGAAAATTAGTAAAAACAAGAGAacatagaaaagaaaagaaagaaagaaaggtaTGAGTTATGTGTGCGGACAGAATGCCGGACAGTACGTTTATCGTTAACCACCCACCGGAAACAGGTGTGTTGTTGCCAAAGCGTTGCATTTCGACGTGGTGTTGGAGTAAAGGTAGTAGAGATAGTCGAGATGAGAGACACATAACGTGGCAGAGGGATGGAGGGgtaagaaaggaaatgaagaaataacacagaaaaagtaaacatggaaagaaaaagacagaaagagacaaaaatgaatttaattatatGTCAACAAATCTTCACGTGAGAAGTTTTC comes from the Anopheles coluzzii chromosome 2, AcolN3, whole genome shotgun sequence genome and includes:
- the LOC120948620 gene encoding box A-binding factor isoform X19; this translates as MADSTEEINQILDNKTQSPGTIEELQKEREERIKQMKERQNEERQKKLEELKAQALAAQKFREQKEEERRRRMDDLRRRESDRRSQVEERRRAIIEADNERREYILRKNQERDQRMETKRRNDRGSIQFAFGSSTPRMIDTSDSGMCSSFWAHRRATSITNVAYTGAALTRRSSERELTDSASKKRATSASGLDRSTDDQRRMSSSMYEVFNWTSTSECPRKLTFSLAGSGINIDDPPTAAEYQPAASRNYASGKDDTAEMNYQRTVNRRKTDLMPTIPSPRDSSRSSLGTHTPRTPGRAFSMTRLDQLAQPRRRNGEHISAILERERRQALELENLTRLSLSSSRSSPTGSGGNSKRMSRSMSQLAGSGAKYRNQSQDSNSGRSPGFGGGRKSSFNSSSINSGSTSPMRRNDTSKSMSQLNTAGSTPRITKTERLRQQYHHHQQQQQHHQQHQNQLLVTNGLRSGEMTPTSLNTSRPGSAMSSSTTASGIVYRRTLPAQRKPRPASIAVTGVSASGLKEDKPPLPKTGSGASTGSGVSSATSKHRLSSAGSGSITTTPAKSASGTETPTKKPLTLHSAEKRSAGARGTTPKASSTPLQSPGPEKASRNLLDSLKKSADGPKKAPTPKTPAQKDDAVVVEAKQEPPSVAAPKVEELSAQQEAILQRDDGSQQASLVEVDQSFGQEEQPQQQQEEVVVPVQQEAPAPAQTEDAELPKQAEEAVTVEVVEQAPITKQQQQAPLEQQDVSAVQAAEPTVMVAEEVPENVNGSLTVEVSGAGADAMTASMIAKRINTEEEAKAALAERRRLAREEAERLAELERKRIEAEEQAERQRILEEEERLRKLEEETIRLAEEQRRMEEERLQQAIEEARRRDEEERKRREEEARQKAEREEAERKAREEAERQRVEMAERLKKEEKEREERRKRVEAIMSRTRAKGAANNTPTKNNEDDKENAMSKSQIVLSSTPAALPTGTAMSASTISMTDSFIASEIRQEQQQQQQQTQHQSLEQAMESLSLSNNNTTSSNSSSSSSDTLANSSTINNNINNNNNNTNGGNVQFDKSVTEKENLLLASSTAGAAVVVANNNLNNGSTSNGTVVEPATNEEGTNGTKGESLLLTTNGKSEQQSPAMMASSNGSSNATTANSTSDLIIEDALMGQTNGHKNGTMDNVFAVNDSMKAQTVPTELTNDFYTPKNGDHHQNGGSSGDGADRDAYPSLIEPNTAGTEQQQHCSSFDSSGTVSTITTETTIVMADGASTNADQLIDFASFSTSEEPFGHSMPRDASVSDANFNPLLASPAFGGSVAGAGSENETSLAQHTPLDVHNISNNNSINPFFTVTDPVLLDSKRRESGGNDAPEAVLFDLTLDNTGNGGSNNSITSSPFFNNNNNNNNNTAPSSNNTPWLVSATTDGQENRDLSLL
- the LOC120948620 gene encoding box A-binding factor isoform X17, translated to MADSTEEINQILDNKTQSPGTIEAGNRDATVQKQSRPSSANRELQKEREERIKQMKERQNEERQKKLEELKAQALAAQKFREQKEEERRRRMDDLRRRESDRRSQVEERRRAIIEADNERREYILRKNQERDQRMETKRRNDRGSIQFAFGSSTPRMIDTSDSGMCSSFWAHRRATSITNVAYTGAALTRRSSERELTDSASKKRATSASGLDRSTDDQRRMSSSMYEVFNWTSTSECPRKLTFSLAGSGINIDDPPTAAEYQPAASRNYASGKDDTAEMNYQRTVNRRKTDLMPTIPSPRDSSRSSLGTHTPRTPGRAFSMTRLDQLAQPRRRNGEHISAILERERRQALELENLTRLSLSSSRSSPTGSGGNSKRMSRSMSQLAGSGAKYRNQSQDSNSGRSPGFGGGRKSSFNSSSINSGSTSPMRRNDTSKSMSQLNTAGSTPRITKTERLRQQYHHHQQQQQHHQQHQNQLLVTNGLRSGEMTPTSLNTSRPGSAMSSSTTASGIVYRRTLPAQRKPRPASIAVTGVSASGLKEDKPPLPKTGSGASTGSGVSSATSKHRLSSAGSGSITTTPAKSASGTETPTKKPLTLHSAEKRSAGARGTTPKASSTPLQSPGPEKASRNLLDSLKKSADGPKKAPTPKTPAQKDDAVVVEAKQEPPSVAAPKVEELSAQQEAILQRDDGSQQASLVEVDQSFGQEEQPQQQQEEVVVPVQQEAPAPAQTEDAELPKQAEEAVTVEVVEQAPITKQQQQAPLEQQDVSAVQAAEPTVMVAEEVPENVNGSLTVEVSGAGADAMTASMIAKRINTEEEAKAALAERRRLAREEAERLAELERKRIEAEEQAERQRILEEEERLRKLEEETIRLAEEQRRMEEERLQQAIEEARRRDEEERKRREEEARQKAEREEAERKAREEAERQRVEMAERLKKEEKEREERRKRVEAIMSRTRAKGAANNTPTKNNEDDKENAMSKSQIVLSSTPAALPTGTAMSASTISMTDSFIASEIRQEQQQQQQQTQHQSLEQAMESLSLSNNNTTSSNSSSSSSDTLANSSTINNNINNNNNNTNGGNVQFDKSVTEKENLLLASSTAGAAVVVANNNLNNGSTSNGTVVEPATNEEGTNGTKGESLLLTTNGKSEQQSPAMMASSNGSSNATTANSTSDLIIEDALMGQTNGHKNGTMDNVFAVNDSMKAQTVPTELTNDFYTPKNGDHHQNGGSSGDGADRDAYPSLIEPNTAGTEQQQHCSSFDSSGTVSTITTETTIVMADGASTNADQLIDFASFSTSEEPFGHSMPRDASVSDANFNPLLASPAFGGSVAGAGSENETSLAQHTPLDVHNISNNNSINPFFTVTDPVLLDSKRRESGGNDAPEAVLFDLTLDNTGNGGSNNSITSSPFFNNNNNNNNNTAPSSNNTPWLVSATTDGQENRDLSLL
- the LOC120948620 gene encoding MAP7 domain-containing protein 3 isoform X13; translated protein: MADSTEEINQILDNKTQSPGTIEAGNRDATVQKQSRPSSANRDRLHEQSVAHTLHWFACVGDDSVDNGRNTEELQKEREERIKQMKERQNEERQKKLEELKAQALAAQKFREQKEEERRRRMDDLRRRESDRRSQVEERRRAIIEADNERREYILRKNQERDQRMETKRRNDRGSIQFAFGSSTPRMIDTSDSGMCSSFWAHRRATSITNVAYTGAALTRRSSERELTDSASKKRATSASGLDRSTDDQRRMSSSMYEVFNWTSTSECPRKLTFSLAGSGINIDDPPTAAEYQPAASRNYASGKDDTAEMNYQRTVNRRKTDLMPTIPSPRDSSRSSLGTHTPRTPGRAFSMTRLDQLAQPRRRNGEHISAILERERRQALELENLTRLSLSSSRSSPTGSGGNSKRMSRSMSQLAGSGAKYRNQSQDSNSGRSPGFGGGRKSSFNSSSINSGSTSPMRRNDTSKSMSQLNTAGSTPRITKTERLRQQYHHHQQQQQHHQQHQNQLLVTNGLRSGEMTPTSLNTSRPGSAMSSSTTASGIVYRRTLPAQRKPRPASIAVTGVSASGLKEDKPPLPKTGSGASTGSGVSSATSKHRLSSAGSGSITTTPAKSASGTETPTKKPLTLHSAEKRSAGARGTTPKASSTPLQSPGPEKASRNLLDSLKKSADGPKKAPTPKTPAQKDDAVVVEAKQEPPSVAAPKVEELSAQQEAILQRDDGSQQASLVEVDQSFGQEEQPQQQQEEVVVPVQQEAPAPAQTEDAELPKQAEEAVTVEVVEQAPITKQQQQAPLEQQDVSAVQAAEPTVMVAEEVPENVNGSLTVEVSGAGADAMTASMIAKRINTEEEAKAALAERRRLAREEAERLAELERKRIEAEEQAERQRILEEEERLRKLEEETIRLAEEQRRMEEERLQQAIEEARRRDEEERKRREEEARQKAEREEAERKAREEAERQRVEMAERLKKEEKEREERRKRVEAIMSRTRAKGAANNTPTKNNEDDKENAMSKSQIVLSSTPAALPTGTAMSASTISMTDSFIASEIRQEQQQQQQQTQHQSLEQAMESLSLSNNNTTSSNSSSSSSDTLANSSTINNNINNNNNNTNGGNVQFDKSVTEKENLLLASSTAGAAVVVANNNLNNGSTSNGTVVEPATNEEGTNGTKGESLLLTTNGKSEQQSPAMMASSNGSSNATTANSTSDLIIEDALMGQTNGHKNGTMDNVFAVNDSMKAQTVPTELTNDFYTPKNGDHHQNGGSSGDGADRDAYPSLIEPNTAGTEQQQHCSSFDSSGTVSTITTETTIVMADGASTNADQLIDFASFSTSEEPFGHSMPRDASVSDANFNPLLASPAFGGSVAGAGSENETSLAQHTPLDVHNISNNNSINPFFTVTDPVLLDSKRRESGGNDAPEAVLFDLTLDNTGNGGSNNSITSSPFFNNNNNNNNNTAPSSNNTPWLVSATTDGQENRDLSLL
- the LOC120948620 gene encoding box A-binding factor isoform X21, whose amino-acid sequence is MKERQNEERQKKLEELKAQALAAQKFREQKEEERRRRMDDLRRRESDRRSQVEERRRAIIEADNERREYILRKNQERDQRMETKRRNDRGSIQFAFGSSTPRMIDTSDSGMCSSFWAHRRATSITNVAYTGAALTRRSSERELTDSASKKRATSASGLDRSTDDQRRMSSSMYEVFNWTSTSECPRKLTFSLAGSGINIDDPPTAAEYQPAASRNYASGKDDTAEMNYQRTVNRRKTDLMPTIPSPRDSSRSSLGTHTPRTPGRAFSMTRLDQLAQPRRRNGEHISAILERERRQALELENLTRLSLSSSRSSPTGSGGNSKRMSRSMSQLAGSGAKYRNQSQDSNSGRSPGFGGGRKSSFNSSSINSGSTSPMRRNDTSKSMSQLNTAGSTPRITKTERLRQQYHHHQQQQQHHQQHQNQLLVTNGLRSGEMTPTSLNTSRPGSAMSSSTTASGIVYRRTLPAQRKPRPASIAVTGVSASGLKEDKPPLPKTGSGASTGSGVSSATSKHRLSSAGSGSITTTPAKSASGTETPTKKPLTLHSAEKRSAGARGTTPKASSTPLQSPGPEKASRNLLDSLKKSADGPKKAPTPKTPAQKDDAVVVEAKQEPPSVAAPKVEELSAQQEAILQRDDGSQQASLVEVDQSFGQEEQPQQQQEEVVVPVQQEAPAPAQTEDAELPKQAEEAVTVEVVEQAPITKQQQQAPLEQQDVSAVQAAEPTVMVAEEVPENVNGSLTVEVSGAGADAMTASMIAKRINTEEEAKAALAERRRLAREEAERLAELERKRIEAEEQAERQRILEEEERLRKLEEETIRLAEEQRRMEEERLQQAIEEARRRDEEERKRREEEARQKAEREEAERKAREEAERQRVEMAERLKKEEKEREERRKRVEAIMSRTRAKGAANNTPTKNNEDDKENAMSKSQIVLSSTPAALPTGTAMSASTISMTDSFIASEIRQEQQQQQQQTQHQSLEQAMESLSLSNNNTTSSNSSSSSSDTLANSSTINNNINNNNNNTNGGNVQFDKSVTEKENLLLASSTAGAAVVVANNNLNNGSTSNGTVVEPATNEEGTNGTKGESLLLTTNGKSEQQSPAMMASSNGSSNATTANSTSDLIIEDALMGQTNGHKNGTMDNVFAVNDSMKAQTVPTELTNDFYTPKNGDHHQNGGSSGDGADRDAYPSLIEPNTAGTEQQQHCSSFDSSGTVSTITTETTIVMADGASTNADQLIDFASFSTSEEPFGHSMPRDASVSDANFNPLLASPAFGGSVAGAGSENETSLAQHTPLDVHNISNNNSINPFFTVTDPVLLDSKRRESGGNDAPEAVLFDLTLDNTGNGGSNNSITSSPFFNNNNNNNNNTAPSSNNTPWLVSATTDGQENRDLSLL
- the LOC120948620 gene encoding MAP7 domain-containing protein 3 isoform X12, producing the protein MGLIDDDSFNESVHSSAIMLTDESDRIPSTTLAVLRGILVKSLSRENLSLTDQQQLLGTRKARHVQFSLAGNRDATVQKQSRPSSANRELQKEREERIKQMKERQNEERQKKLEELKAQALAAQKFREQKEEERRRRMDDLRRRESDRRSQVEERRRAIIEADNERREYILRKNQERDQRMETKRRNDRGSIQFAFGSSTPRMIDTSDSGMCSSFWAHRRATSITNVAYTGAALTRRSSERELTDSASKKRATSASGLDRSTDDQRRMSSSMYEVFNWTSTSECPRKLTFSLAGSGINIDDPPTAAEYQPAASRNYASGKDDTAEMNYQRTVNRRKTDLMPTIPSPRDSSRSSLGTHTPRTPGRAFSMTRLDQLAQPRRRNGEHISAILERERRQALELENLTRLSLSSSRSSPTGSGGNSKRMSRSMSQLAGSGAKYRNQSQDSNSGRSPGFGGGRKSSFNSSSINSGSTSPMRRNDTSKSMSQLNTAGSTPRITKTERLRQQYHHHQQQQQHHQQHQNQLLVTNGLRSGEMTPTSLNTSRPGSAMSSSTTASGIVYRRTLPAQRKPRPASIAVTGVSASGLKEDKPPLPKTGSGASTGSGVSSATSKHRLSSAGSGSITTTPAKSASGTETPTKKPLTLHSAEKRSAGARGTTPKASSTPLQSPGPEKASRNLLDSLKKSADGPKKAPTPKTPAQKDDAVVVEAKQEPPSVAAPKVEELSAQQEAILQRDDGSQQASLVEVDQSFGQEEQPQQQQEEVVVPVQQEAPAPAQTEDAELPKQAEEAVTVEVVEQAPITKQQQQAPLEQQDVSAVQAAEPTVMVAEEVPENVNGSLTVEVSGAGADAMTASMIAKRINTEEEAKAALAERRRLAREEAERLAELERKRIEAEEQAERQRILEEEERLRKLEEETIRLAEEQRRMEEERLQQAIEEARRRDEEERKRREEEARQKAEREEAERKAREEAERQRVEMAERLKKEEKEREERRKRVEAIMSRTRAKGAANNTPTKNNEDDKENAMSKSQIVLSSTPAALPTGTAMSASTISMTDSFIASEIRQEQQQQQQQTQHQSLEQAMESLSLSNNNTTSSNSSSSSSDTLANSSTINNNINNNNNNTNGGNVQFDKSVTEKENLLLASSTAGAAVVVANNNLNNGSTSNGTVVEPATNEEGTNGTKGESLLLTTNGKSEQQSPAMMASSNGSSNATTANSTSDLIIEDALMGQTNGHKNGTMDNVFAVNDSMKAQTVPTELTNDFYTPKNGDHHQNGGSSGDGADRDAYPSLIEPNTAGTEQQQHCSSFDSSGTVSTITTETTIVMADGASTNADQLIDFASFSTSEEPFGHSMPRDASVSDANFNPLLASPAFGGSVAGAGSENETSLAQHTPLDVHNISNNNSINPFFTVTDPVLLDSKRRESGGNDAPEAVLFDLTLDNTGNGGSNNSITSSPFFNNNNNNNNNTAPSSNNTPWLVSATTDGQENRDLSLL